The genomic window GTTAACGAGGACATGCTTGAAGGAATGGTGCCAGAAAGCTTGTTGCTTGATAGATCAAGAGAGGACAACTGACACAACATTGAAATGCTTCCAGGAATTTGGCCAATGATGTGATTCATGGACAAGTTTAGAAACACCAAACCAGACAATTTTGTTATTCCCTCAGGAAACTCTCCACTTAAATTATTGTCGGATAGATCGATGCTAACAACAAGAGAAAGAGTCCTCGTGTATTCAAGACTTTGGCCTTTTGTAATCACAATCAACCTTTCATCATATCGAGAGCCATTCCCACTGTGATACAAAGAATACATATCCATGTTACGCTCCTGAGCCATGGCTTTAAGCTCCACCAAAGTGACTGGAATTTTACCAGTCAAATTGTTTTGTGCAAGGTCTAAGACATGTAGGGAGCTTAAATTTGAAAGTCGGTCGGGAAGTCTTCCAAAAAATGCATTCGACCTCAAGTTGAGTATTACAAGATTTATGAAAGCAGTTCCAATCCATGATGGAACCTTACTCGATAATTCGTTATAACTGAGATCAAGGAGTTCCAAACTtgataaattttggaaagatgagGGAAGCTCTCCTGAAAGCTTGTTGTCGTTCAGGTGTAGTGATTGGAGCAATTGTAACCGACCTAATGACTTTGGTATCATCCCGGACAAATTGTTATTTCCAAGGTCCAAAACAATTAGGCGAGAGTAATTATTTATGGTAGAAGGAATGCTTCCGGTCAAATTATTCCTTGAAAAATCAATGACTTCAAGAGAGGTGATGTGTCCTATGGAATCTGGGATGGTTCCTGTTATTCGATTACTCGAAAGAGAAAGGAAATACAAGCTTGGTAGGAATTCACCTATGTTTGATGGGATGGGCCCTGTTATTTGATTATGAGAAAGAAGAAGGTATCTCAAGTCTGACAGGGATTCACCTTTACTAAGTGGGATAGGGCCAGAAAATTTATTATGGGAGAGATCTAGAAATCTCACccctttgattgaaaaaggaatAGGTCCTTCAAAGAGGTTGGAACTGAAATCGATCTGTGTgagaaaaggagaagaaaaattcaatgaatttggTAACTGACCTTGTAACTGATTGTGAGAAAGACTTAAGTCCTGCAGATTGAAAGAAATATTCCAAAACCAATTTGGAATATGACTTGAAATGCTAGCATTTGAGAAATTAAGATATTGGAGGTTCTTCTGAGATTGAAGCCAAACCGGAAATGAAGGACCCAAGTGGCATGAACCCATATCAAGATATTTCACCTGGAAAGGGGGAACCCAATTGGGACTAACATTCAAATGGAAAGAATTGGAGTCCATGTATAGCTGCTCCAACTTACTTAGCTTCCAAAAATGTTGTTCAGAGAGACTTCCACTCATTTGATTGGAACTAACTTGCAAGATTTGCAATTCTGAAAGTTGTCCAATACTATCTGGGAGACTTCCATTCAGCTTATTCAATCCAAGAGTCAAGAACTCCAGGTGTTGCAATGTCCATAAAGAAACAGGAATGAGACCTTCAAATCTGTTACTGTTTAAAACAAGTGCCCTGAGATTTTTAAGCTCACCCAACCAATTTGGCAATTTTCCCATCAATTGATTGCCATACAAGTACAACTCTGTCAAATTAGGCAAAAGACTTTTAGAACTGCAGGTTTCAATTCCCTCGATAATCTTAGGTAAACTTCCATTCAAGTAATTATCACTCAAATCCAGATATTTTAAGTTGCAAAAGTTTCCAAAGGAGCTTGGAATTGGACCTGTAATGAGcaagattaaaaaatatgtattaattaaattatgtaataaacaaataataaaaatagtaaataacaaaataaattaattcatgaacaattaatttaaagaaaaagtaagaaaagtTATTATTCTTCATGAATTGGTGAATAAAAATAGTAAGAAtggtatttttttatcttttttgataaccataaaataaaataatttatttcactttgttaaaaaagaaaaaataatttatttcaatgttATAAGAATAGTAGGATTAGTCATTGATATTAATtgttcctttaaaaataaactattttttcttttttaacaaagTGATAGTTCAATGAGAGAagatagaaaatcaaaatataaaccAAAGGATTAAGAAATCAagttatcaaaatttaaatttttattttagcgATGAAAATAAAGCTAGAGAAAACTAGGAATTCaacctagtttaatattttgtaaCAACAACACTACAAGAAACtagcaaaattaaataaaaagtgagaaacttataataaactaaaatcaGTAAAATGATGATGTAAAATGGTTTATAGTCTAACTAAAATATACAAAGGATATGCTATGAAATGAAATATCTAAATTAATTGAGGAGTGAGGATGTCCTTATATCAAATTGTCACTCAAATCTAAATATTTTAGagatttcaattttatcaataaaggtctaatctaattaattaagtttaaaaGAGACAATATATCAAAGTAAAAACTCATATGGCAACAATTGCTTCCCCTTTAGGATAGTGGTTAATATTAACTTCTTGATTTGGATTTTAGTGAATTCTCTAAGGTTGTTTTTGGAacttctaatgttttatttctaaagataGAAATTCATAGAAACTCTAATATAAATAGTAAAACTTTACCATAAAAAAGTACTAtcttaaatgttttaaaaaacatgaatattagaaaaaatttactatcttaaatcttttaaatttcaataacaGTATTTAAGAACATgaaatgtaatattatatttactTAATGTTCAATTTTATGGTTTCAATTACTTGTCTCAACCATGAAATGTCatatctcaatatataaattacaATAATTTGACATAATAGATGAATTAtggagagaaaatagaaattgaaaatgtgCAAGAGATGATTGAAAGTTATTTGATGATAAAGATTCTTAACAAACGTAAATGATCAAAATaggaatataaattttttttttggagatacAAAGAAAGTAAATTTTTAGATTTCAATCTAAtgtggttttttatttattaattacaagattttaaaaaataaatgaatagtaaattataattatttaaattttataggaACAAGAAATACCTGAAAATAAACATGACAAtctagaataaaattttgaaatgagaataaaaattgaaaagtatttAACAGCTAAAACtagtaaaatattataaaaaaaaattggcattaGCAAAGTACGTCATATATCAATTCAACCgtaatataaatattcaattcaGTGCATATTCAAATTATTATCCCCAAGAACAAAATAAATCGAAAAAATGAGAGCATGTCAAAATCTTACTATAGAAATGAAagcattcaaaaaataattaataccaTAATGTATgaaaatgatattattattattatttacaataataaataataaatcattgatcaactaatttaaaataaaaaaaaaggaggttaaggatttaaaaaatcatattcctATAAGTACAATTCTTTTATTAGTTACATAGACATGCACCTTTTATAATCACTTACCATTacacaaaaaaattgttaaataatatAGATACTTCATAAGCATAAAGTGTCAAACTATATACTTTTtcttagataaaaaaaaaactaaatttccTTCTAAGAAATTTAAAGTTCAAAATAATGTTTTGTTATTAGGTATAAATTTATTTCCACTATGAGAACAAAATATGGTGATTATTTGATAATGTATACTAATACATATTCAAGAAGAGGTTATGTACACAATCATCaactatataaatttaattacataTTTACATACAAAcaaagaaatatcaatttttctaTTAAGAGAAGAACTT from Vitis vinifera cultivar Pinot Noir 40024 chromosome 9, ASM3070453v1 includes these protein-coding regions:
- the LOC100852567 gene encoding receptor-like protein EIX1 codes for the protein MERISILGFIVAILYFITTELACNGYTHISNNIQSEQETLINFKNGLKDPNNRLSSWKGSNYCYWQGITCEKDTGIVISIDLHNPYPRKNVHENWSSMNLSGEIRPSLTKLESLKYLDLSFNSFKGMPIPQFFGSLKNLLYLNLSGAEFSGTIPSNFGNLSNLQYLDLSYEDLSYDDFEYFNDLSIGNIEWMASLVSLKYLGMDYVNLSSVGSEWVEVLNKLPILTELHLDGCSLSGSIPFPSFVNFTSLRVISIKSNQFISMFPEWLLNVSSLGSIDISYNQLHGRIPLGLGELPNLQYLYLYGNYLEGSIYQLLRKSWKKVEFLNLGGNKLHGPIPSSFGNFCNLKYLDLSDNYLNGSLPKIIEGIETCSSKSLLPNLTELYLYGNQLMGKLPNWLGELKNLRALVLNSNRFEGLIPVSLWTLQHLEFLTLGLNKLNGSLPDSIGQLSELQILQVSSNQMSGSLSEQHFWKLSKLEQLYMDSNSFHLNVSPNWVPPFQVKYLDMGSCHLGPSFPVWLQSQKNLQYLNFSNASISSHIPNWFWNISFNLQDLSLSHNQLQGQLPNSLNFSSPFLTQIDFSSNLFEGPIPFSIKGVRFLDLSHNKFSGPIPLSKGESLSDLRYLLLSHNQITGPIPSNIGEFLPSLYFLSLSSNRITGTIPDSIGHITSLEVIDFSRNNLTGSIPSTINNYSRLIVLDLGNNNLSGMIPKSLGRLQLLQSLHLNDNKLSGELPSSFQNLSSLELLDLSYNELSSKVPSWIGTAFINLVILNLRSNAFFGRLPDRLSNLSSLHVLDLAQNNLTGKIPVTLVELKAMAQERNMDMYSLYHSGNGSRYDERLIVITKGQSLEYTRTLSLVVSIDLSDNNLSGEFPEGITKLSGLVFLNLSMNHIIGQIPGSISMLCQLSSLDLSSNKLSGTIPSSMSSLTFLGYLNLSNNNFSGKIPFVGQMTTFTELAFTGNPNLCGTPLVTKCQDEDLDKRQSVLEDKIDGGYIDQWFYLSIGLGFALGILVPYFVLAIRRSWCDAYFDFVDKIVKWLLFKRRVTYAKNHARRQ